Proteins from one Ricinus communis isolate WT05 ecotype wild-type chromosome 9, ASM1957865v1, whole genome shotgun sequence genomic window:
- the LOC8258797 gene encoding basic leucine zipper 1 — protein sequence MSCFINISSGSDVDAPKVMIDEKKRKRMISNRESARRSRMKKQKHMEDLISEKAELERKLHEDNQKCKAILQAHLVLESENKVLRAKKMELIQHLNCLHQILESYKKSETSNSNLEVSESYLKLWQVNMQPIAASGMIKF from the coding sequence ATGTCAtgctttataaatattagctcAGGGTCTGATGTAGATGCGCCAAAAGTGATGATCgatgagaagaaaagaaagaggatgaTATCGAATCGAGAGTCTGCAAGAAGATCAAGAATGAAGAAACAGAAGCATATGGAAGACTTGATCAGTGAGAAAGCTGAGTTAGAGAGAAAGTTACATGAAGATAATCAGAAGTGTAAAGCTATCTTGCAAGCGCATCTTGTTCTTGAGTCGGAGAACAAAGTCTTGAGGGCCAAGAAGATGGAACTGATACAGCATTTGAACTGCCTGCACCAGATTCTTGAAAGCTATAAAAAAAGTGAGACCAGTAACAGTAATCTTGAAGTTTCAGAGTCATATTTGAAATTATGGCAAGTCAATATGCAGCCCATAGCAGCTTCTGGCatgatcaaattttaa